The following proteins are co-located in the Siansivirga zeaxanthinifaciens CC-SAMT-1 genome:
- a CDS encoding hydroxymethylglutaryl-CoA lyase has translation MSQQVKIIECPRDAMQGIKDFIPTEQKVQYIQSLLRVGFDTIDFGSFVSPKAIPQMVDTAQVLEKLDLSKTTSKLLAIIANTRGAEDACKFKQIDYLGYPFSISENFQMRNTHRTIAQSIDTLSAILELSNKFNKEVVVYISMGFGNPYGDPWNVDIVGEWTQRLSNMGVKILSLSDTIGSSDPESIHYLFSNLIPRYAHIEFGAHLHTTPSTWFEKVDAAFKAGCYRFDGAIQGFGGCPMAKDELTGNMPTEKLLSYFTSQKVNPLNALSFESAHNEASKIFRNYH, from the coding sequence ATGTCACAACAAGTAAAAATAATTGAATGCCCCAGAGATGCTATGCAAGGCATTAAGGACTTTATTCCAACAGAACAAAAAGTTCAGTACATTCAATCGCTTTTACGTGTAGGTTTTGATACCATTGATTTTGGGAGTTTTGTATCTCCGAAAGCCATACCACAAATGGTTGATACGGCTCAAGTTTTAGAAAAATTAGATTTGAGTAAAACAACGAGTAAACTCTTAGCCATTATTGCCAATACCCGAGGAGCAGAAGATGCATGTAAGTTCAAACAAATTGATTATTTAGGCTATCCATTTTCTATTTCAGAGAATTTTCAAATGCGAAATACCCATAGAACCATTGCGCAATCTATTGATACCTTATCGGCGATTTTAGAATTATCAAATAAATTCAATAAAGAAGTTGTTGTTTACATTTCCATGGGATTTGGCAACCCTTATGGCGACCCTTGGAATGTTGATATTGTAGGCGAGTGGACCCAGCGTTTGAGCAATATGGGCGTTAAAATTTTATCTTTGAGTGATACTATTGGTTCATCGGATCCAGAAAGCATCCATTATTTATTTTCCAATTTAATACCCCGTTATGCGCACATAGAATTTGGTGCGCATTTGCATACGACACCCTCCACTTGGTTCGAAAAAGTAGATGCAGCATTTAAAGCCGGTTGCTATCGATTTGATGGAGCTATTCAAGGTTTTGGTGGTTGCCCGATGGCTAAAGATGAACTTACAGGTAACATGCCAACCGAAAAATTACTATCTTATTTCACTTCTCAAAAGGTAAATCCGTTAAACGCTTTAAGTTTCGAAAGCGCTCATAATGAGGCTTCAAAAATATTTAGAAACTATCATTGA
- the pepT gene encoding peptidase T: MISKETIINRFIGYVTIDTESDPTSNTTPSTEKQWNLANKLVDELKTIGMEDVTIDENAYIMATLPSNVSHEVPTIGFISHFDTSPDFTGANVNPQIIEEYDGKDIVLNEAEDIVLSPDYFEDLLLYKGQTLITTDGTTLLGADDKAGICEIISAMEYLIKNPQIKHGNIRVGFTPDEEIGRGAHKFDVEKFGAEWAYTMDGSQIGELEYENFNAAGAVVTVKGKIVHPGYAKGKMINSMYIAQEFINSLPRLETPEHTSGYEGFFHLCAIKGEVEKTTLEYIIRDHDRGHFEARKEVMKKLTAELNSQYGREVISTEIKDQYYNMKEKVEPVMHIVDIAEQAMLDLGIKPLIKAIRGGTDGSQLSYMGLPCPNIFAGGHNFHGRYEYVPVESMIKATQVICKIAEITAQV; the protein is encoded by the coding sequence ATGATTTCAAAAGAAACTATTATAAATCGATTTATTGGATATGTAACCATAGACACCGAATCCGATCCCACTTCAAACACAACACCCAGCACCGAAAAACAATGGAATTTAGCCAATAAATTAGTTGATGAATTAAAAACTATTGGCATGGAAGACGTTACTATCGATGAAAACGCCTATATCATGGCAACGCTACCAAGCAACGTATCTCACGAGGTGCCAACCATAGGTTTTATTTCGCATTTTGATACGTCTCCAGATTTTACAGGTGCTAATGTAAATCCTCAAATTATTGAAGAATACGACGGAAAAGACATTGTTTTAAATGAAGCTGAAGATATTGTTTTGTCGCCCGATTATTTTGAAGATTTATTACTCTATAAAGGACAAACCTTAATAACCACCGATGGTACTACCCTACTAGGCGCCGATGATAAAGCTGGAATATGCGAAATTATTTCGGCCATGGAATACCTTATAAAAAACCCTCAAATAAAACACGGAAACATACGTGTTGGCTTTACACCCGATGAAGAAATTGGTCGCGGTGCTCATAAATTTGATGTCGAAAAATTTGGTGCCGAATGGGCATACACCATGGATGGCAGCCAGATTGGAGAATTAGAGTACGAAAACTTTAATGCCGCTGGCGCTGTTGTTACTGTAAAAGGCAAAATAGTGCATCCGGGCTATGCTAAAGGCAAAATGATAAATTCTATGTATATCGCACAGGAATTTATAAACTCCCTACCCAGATTGGAAACACCCGAACACACAAGCGGTTACGAAGGCTTTTTCCATTTATGCGCCATTAAAGGTGAAGTTGAAAAAACCACTTTAGAATACATTATTCGCGATCACGATCGGGGTCATTTTGAAGCTCGTAAAGAGGTTATGAAAAAACTAACTGCCGAACTGAATTCACAGTATGGCAGAGAGGTTATAAGTACCGAAATCAAAGATCAGTATTATAACATGAAAGAAAAGGTAGAACCTGTAATGCATATTGTAGATATTGCCGAGCAAGCCATGCTAGACCTAGGTATAAAACCGCTTATTAAAGCCATTCGTGGTGGTACAGATGGCTCGCAATTGAGTTATATGGGCTTACCGTGTCCTAATATTTTTGCAGGCGGACATAATTTTCATGGGCGTTATGAATATGTGCCAGTTGAAAGTATGATTAAAGCAACCCAAGTGATTTGTAAAATTGCCGAAATCACAGCCCAAGTTTAA
- a CDS encoding quinone-dependent dihydroorotate dehydrogenase translates to MYKVFLRPLFFKFDPETIHHFTFSLIKITSKIPGFSALYRRLFLVEDKRLERKLFGLTFKNPVGLAAGFDKNAVLYNELANFGFGFIEIGTVTPKGQAGNPKKRLFRLKDDQGIINRMGFNNEGLEAAISQLKKNKGQLIIGGNIGKNTTTKPEDYTADYLTCFNALHPYVDYFVLNVSCPNVGSHAKLNDKDYLEELIGAVQKANKTFNKQKPILLKIAPDLNNIQLDEIVDLVKSTKLDGVIASNTSTDRSGLKASAELLDAIGNGGLSGQPIKDKSTRVIKYLSEKSNKAFPIIGVGGIHSAADALEKIEAGADLVQIYTGFIYEGPGLIKSINKALLA, encoded by the coding sequence ATGTATAAAGTCTTCCTTCGTCCTTTATTTTTTAAATTCGATCCCGAAACCATTCACCATTTCACGTTTTCTTTAATAAAAATCACCTCTAAAATACCTGGATTTTCTGCTCTTTACAGACGTTTATTTCTTGTTGAAGACAAACGATTAGAACGCAAATTATTCGGATTAACTTTTAAGAATCCTGTTGGACTTGCGGCTGGTTTCGATAAAAATGCGGTGCTGTACAATGAACTTGCTAATTTCGGATTTGGATTTATAGAAATAGGAACTGTGACTCCGAAGGGACAAGCTGGAAATCCGAAAAAACGTTTATTTCGTTTAAAAGACGACCAAGGTATTATTAACCGCATGGGCTTTAATAATGAAGGATTAGAAGCCGCTATATCGCAATTAAAAAAGAATAAAGGTCAGTTAATTATTGGTGGTAATATTGGAAAAAATACCACAACAAAACCAGAAGATTATACCGCCGATTACTTAACATGTTTTAATGCTTTGCATCCTTATGTTGATTATTTTGTACTCAATGTTAGTTGTCCGAATGTAGGCAGTCATGCAAAATTAAACGATAAAGATTATTTAGAAGAGTTAATAGGTGCTGTGCAAAAAGCAAACAAAACCTTTAATAAACAAAAACCTATATTACTAAAAATCGCCCCCGATTTAAATAATATACAACTCGATGAAATTGTAGATCTTGTAAAATCTACAAAACTAGATGGTGTTATTGCTAGTAATACCTCTACCGATAGAAGTGGTTTAAAAGCTTCAGCTGAGTTGCTAGATGCTATTGGAAATGGCGGATTGAGTGGGCAACCTATAAAGGATAAGAGCACGCGGGTTATTAAGTACCTTTCAGAAAAAAGTAATAAAGCCTTCCCAATAATAGGTGTAGGTGGCATTCATTCTGCTGCAGATGCTCTAGAAAAAATTGAAGCAGGAGCCGACCTTGTTCAAATTTACACAGGATTTATTTACGAAGGCCCCGGGTTAATAAAATCTATAAACAAAGCGTTATTAGCTTAA
- a CDS encoding MalY/PatB family protein, with product MYNFDEVINRKNTNSISYEGWKSSYEHLKVDGAFPFGDDYIRMWVADMDFATPPEIIEAIKERLDKKILGYTQIFDSKYYETLEKWFLEQYHWEINTKEIVISPGVVPALLRLVPLLIKPDENILISTPSYGPFNLAGTYHNRQVFNSKLRKNNHRFEMDFADLEQKIKDPSLNIKLFILCNPHNPTGSVWTKEELYTLGKICLDNNVWIISDEIHCDLLRTGKQHIPLATIFKETDRIVTCTAPSKTFNLAGSLMSNIFIKNESVRKQYQETYHEVLSPLNIAATQAAYSKCLPWLEALKQYLDANFQLLETILLKELPHAKFSIPEATYLAWIDISYYIKNLPNKHKLTEFFIKNAGVVVEDENKFVNHSAGFIRLNIACSQAVLIEGLNKITNSLKTINQ from the coding sequence ATGTATAATTTCGATGAAGTTATAAACCGAAAAAACACCAACAGCATTAGCTATGAAGGCTGGAAATCTAGTTACGAACATTTAAAAGTTGATGGAGCATTTCCCTTTGGAGACGATTACATTAGAATGTGGGTAGCCGATATGGATTTTGCAACACCTCCAGAAATTATTGAAGCTATTAAAGAGCGATTAGATAAAAAAATATTAGGTTACACACAGATATTCGATTCTAAATATTATGAAACCTTAGAAAAATGGTTTTTGGAACAATACCACTGGGAAATTAACACCAAAGAGATTGTAATATCACCTGGTGTTGTTCCCGCACTTTTAAGATTGGTTCCGCTATTAATAAAACCCGATGAAAACATATTAATAAGCACCCCTTCTTACGGTCCTTTTAATTTGGCTGGTACTTACCATAACAGACAGGTTTTCAATTCAAAATTACGAAAGAATAACCATCGATTTGAAATGGATTTTGCCGATTTAGAGCAGAAAATTAAAGATCCTTCTTTAAACATTAAACTCTTTATTCTTTGTAATCCTCACAATCCAACAGGTTCTGTTTGGACCAAAGAAGAATTATACACCCTAGGAAAAATTTGCTTAGATAACAATGTATGGATTATCTCCGATGAAATACACTGCGACTTGCTTCGAACCGGAAAACAACATATACCACTGGCTACTATTTTTAAGGAAACAGACCGTATTGTAACTTGTACGGCGCCCAGTAAAACGTTTAATCTGGCCGGTAGTCTCATGTCGAATATTTTTATTAAAAACGAATCGGTAAGAAAACAATACCAGGAAACTTACCATGAGGTTTTATCGCCATTAAATATCGCTGCGACGCAAGCGGCTTACAGCAAATGCCTGCCTTGGCTGGAAGCTTTAAAACAGTATTTAGATGCTAATTTCCAGTTATTAGAAACCATACTTTTAAAAGAATTACCACATGCCAAATTTTCTATTCCAGAGGCGACCTATCTGGCTTGGATAGATATATCGTATTACATAAAAAACCTGCCAAACAAACATAAATTAACCGAGTTTTTTATAAAAAATGCAGGAGTTGTTGTCGAAGATGAAAACAAATTTGTTAACCACAGCGCAGGTTTTATTCGTTTAAATATTGCATGTTCTCAAGCTGTTTTAATAGAAGGTTTAAACAAAATTACAAATAGTTTAAAGACTATAAACCAGTAG
- a CDS encoding DUF4856 domain-containing protein: MTRILSIVTLATILFTSCSNDDDNLNTIETPSTYNFTRNNLTTVDFSGQTTRIAMADALAKALIDNTKTQTQLDGMFAHAQGNNDFTDANLNASDKNLRSKTAASTDFFSSNTTVANIIKADFDGWITSQVTEVFPKWDVVASAGNAGQLQQGGGGTIRYINAKGLEYNQAFAKSLIGALMLDQILNNYLSPAVLDAGTNITDNNNDVLESGKNYTSMEHKWDEAYGYLYGSEVNPAVPVLDADQFLSEYIDRVSADSDFSTIDDDVYNAFKLGRAAIVAKNYKVRDAQAEIIKENLSKIPAVRGVYYLQASKANLGVDNARAFHALSEAYGFIYSLQFTRKPNSTQPYVTKTEVDGYLAQLMEGNGFWDVSATTIDTISNAIAAKFGFTTAQAATVE, from the coding sequence ATGACAAGAATTTTATCAATCGTAACCCTAGCTACAATTTTATTCACTTCGTGCTCAAATGATGATGATAATTTAAACACAATTGAAACTCCTTCAACTTATAATTTTACACGTAATAATTTAACAACAGTCGATTTTAGTGGTCAAACCACTAGAATAGCCATGGCCGATGCTTTAGCAAAAGCTTTAATTGATAATACCAAAACTCAAACGCAGTTAGATGGCATGTTTGCTCACGCTCAAGGAAACAATGATTTTACCGATGCTAACTTAAATGCTTCTGATAAAAATTTACGTAGTAAAACGGCAGCTTCAACCGACTTTTTTTCGTCTAATACTACGGTAGCTAATATTATTAAAGCCGATTTTGATGGTTGGATAACATCACAGGTAACAGAAGTGTTTCCTAAATGGGATGTAGTAGCATCAGCTGGTAATGCAGGACAATTACAGCAAGGTGGTGGCGGCACCATTCGCTATATTAATGCTAAAGGTTTGGAGTATAACCAAGCGTTTGCCAAAAGTTTAATTGGCGCTTTAATGTTAGACCAAATTTTAAATAACTATTTAAGTCCTGCTGTTTTAGATGCCGGAACGAATATTACCGATAATAATAATGACGTTTTAGAATCTGGGAAAAATTATACATCTATGGAGCATAAATGGGACGAAGCCTATGGATATTTATATGGTAGTGAAGTAAATCCAGCAGTACCTGTTTTAGATGCCGACCAGTTTTTAAGTGAGTATATCGATCGCGTTTCGGCAGATTCTGATTTTTCAACTATTGATGATGATGTTTATAACGCATTTAAATTAGGTAGAGCCGCTATCGTTGCTAAAAATTACAAAGTTCGCGATGCCCAAGCAGAAATTATTAAAGAGAATTTGTCAAAAATTCCAGCCGTTAGAGGAGTGTATTATTTACAAGCATCAAAAGCTAATTTAGGTGTTGATAATGCCAGAGCATTTCATGCATTATCCGAAGCTTATGGGTTTATTTACAGCTTACAATTTACCAGAAAGCCAAATTCAACTCAACCATACGTAACAAAAACAGAAGTTGATGGTTATTTAGCGCAATTAATGGAAGGAAATGGGTTTTGGGATGTTTCGGCTACTACCATTGACACTATTTCTAATGCCATAGCAGCAAAATTTGGTTTTACAACAGCTCAAGCTGCAACGGTAGAATAA
- a CDS encoding HTTM domain-containing protein, with protein MGFNYKTYLNSYTNAAPLAVFRVLFGAMMFLSIVRFWANGWIETLYIKPKFHFSYYGFEWVKPLGNFTYLLFIISAISALCIALGFKYKKAIIIFFLSFTYIELMDKTTYLNHYYFISLLSFLMIFLPANASFSFDNILEKSNFKTIPKWTIDSIKLLLGIVYFYAGLAKINSDWLFKAMPLKIWLPSKYDLPFLGDIMQLEWFHYAMSWGGMIYDLSIPFLLLYRKTRWFAFVLVVFFHVFTRVLFPIGMFPFIMIVASLIFFDASFHQKIIQFIQSLFKISSFKVSNNFITLDKYQFKRPQIVIPIITLFFVIQLVLPFRYLLYPGELFWTEEGYRFSWRVMLMEKAGYTTFTIKDAKKGTKFVVRNSDFLTSFQEKQMSFQPDFILEYAHYLGDHFTSQGHKNVQVFAESYVALNGRVSQPYVDTSVNLYNQKESFRHKTWILPFYDEIKGL; from the coding sequence ATGGGATTCAATTACAAAACATACTTAAATAGCTATACCAATGCTGCACCTTTAGCAGTGTTTAGAGTTCTTTTTGGTGCTATGATGTTTTTAAGTATTGTCAGATTTTGGGCTAATGGCTGGATTGAAACCTTATATATAAAACCTAAATTTCACTTTTCTTATTATGGCTTTGAGTGGGTAAAACCTCTGGGGAATTTTACGTATTTACTTTTTATTATTTCTGCTATTTCCGCCCTATGTATTGCATTGGGTTTTAAATACAAAAAGGCTATCATTATTTTCTTTTTAAGTTTTACTTATATAGAATTAATGGATAAAACCACTTATTTAAACCATTATTACTTTATAAGTTTATTGAGTTTTTTAATGATTTTTTTGCCGGCGAATGCCAGTTTTTCATTTGATAATATTCTAGAAAAATCAAATTTTAAAACCATTCCTAAATGGACAATAGATAGTATAAAACTACTATTAGGGATTGTTTATTTTTATGCGGGGTTAGCCAAGATTAATTCCGATTGGTTGTTTAAAGCCATGCCTTTAAAAATTTGGTTGCCCTCAAAATACGATTTGCCCTTTTTAGGCGATATCATGCAATTAGAGTGGTTTCATTATGCCATGAGTTGGGGTGGCATGATTTACGATTTAAGCATTCCGTTTTTATTGTTATACAGAAAAACGCGCTGGTTTGCATTTGTTTTGGTTGTGTTTTTTCATGTATTCACCAGAGTTTTGTTTCCAATTGGAATGTTTCCGTTTATCATGATTGTAGCTTCATTAATATTTTTCGATGCTTCATTTCATCAAAAAATCATTCAATTTATTCAAAGCTTATTTAAAATTTCATCTTTTAAAGTATCAAACAATTTTATTACTTTAGATAAATATCAATTTAAAAGACCTCAAATAGTAATTCCAATAATAACTTTGTTTTTTGTTATTCAATTGGTATTGCCATTTCGATATTTACTTTATCCGGGCGAATTATTCTGGACAGAAGAAGGCTATCGTTTCTCTTGGCGTGTCATGCTAATGGAAAAAGCAGGGTATACCACTTTTACAATTAAAGATGCTAAAAAAGGGACTAAATTTGTAGTTAGAAATTCCGATTTTCTAACATCATTTCAAGAAAAACAAATGAGTTTTCAACCTGATTTTATTTTAGAGTACGCCCATTATTTAGGCGATCATTTTACATCACAAGGACATAAAAATGTACAGGTTTTTGCCGAAAGTTATGTGGCTTTAAACGGACGTGTAAGTCAGCCATACGTTGATACCTCTGTCAATTTATATAACCAAAAAGAATCATTCCGCCATAAAACGTGGATTTTACCATTTTACGATGAGATTAAAGGATTATAA
- a CDS encoding imelysin family protein: MIKKGFTIVFLMIMVFACSSSDDGGETQAKDNFDRQAMLINWADNIIIPVFQDLNAKLDALVTAKNTFVTSPNQTSLDALRGAWLNAYKVWQYAEMFNIGKAEAINYVYQMNVYPTTVADIEANIASGTYDLTHTNNNDAVGFPALDYMLYGVASNDIDILNVYTTNTNASGYKTYVSDLVDQMKSQTQDVLTDWTSSYRTTFVSSNTNTATSATNKLTNDFIYYYEKGLRANKVGIPAGVFSTTPLPDRIEGYYNKNVSKILILESMNAVQNFFNGKSYNGSVTGASFKTYLDYLNIAKGSTDLSALINNQLNLARTKIQDLNANFSNQINTDNTKMTLAYDELQKAVVLFKVDMVQAFNISVDFIDADGD; the protein is encoded by the coding sequence ATGATAAAAAAAGGTTTTACAATAGTTTTTTTAATGATTATGGTTTTTGCCTGCAGCAGTTCAGATGATGGCGGCGAAACTCAAGCAAAAGATAATTTTGATAGACAAGCCATGTTAATAAATTGGGCAGACAATATTATTATACCTGTTTTTCAAGATTTAAATGCAAAATTAGACGCCTTGGTAACAGCAAAAAACACGTTTGTTACGTCTCCAAACCAAACCAGTTTAGATGCATTACGAGGTGCATGGCTTAACGCTTATAAAGTTTGGCAATATGCCGAAATGTTTAATATTGGTAAAGCAGAAGCTATTAATTACGTGTACCAAATGAATGTATATCCAACAACAGTAGCCGATATTGAAGCAAACATAGCTAGTGGAACCTACGATTTAACCCATACAAATAACAATGATGCAGTTGGTTTCCCTGCACTGGATTATATGTTATATGGTGTGGCTTCTAACGATATCGATATTTTAAATGTTTATACAACCAATACCAATGCCAGTGGTTATAAAACTTATGTGTCCGATTTGGTAGACCAAATGAAATCGCAAACACAAGATGTTTTAACCGATTGGACTTCGAGTTATAGAACAACTTTTGTTAGTAGTAATACCAATACAGCTACCAGCGCTACAAATAAGTTAACAAACGATTTTATTTATTACTATGAAAAAGGGTTAAGAGCAAACAAGGTTGGTATACCGGCAGGCGTTTTTTCTACAACACCTCTACCAGATAGAATAGAAGGTTATTACAACAAGAATGTTTCAAAAATATTAATTTTAGAATCGATGAATGCGGTTCAAAATTTCTTTAACGGTAAATCGTATAATGGTTCTGTTACAGGAGCAAGTTTTAAAACCTATCTAGATTATTTAAACATTGCTAAAGGCAGTACCGATTTAAGTGCTTTAATTAACAATCAATTAAATTTGGCGAGAACTAAAATACAAGATTTAAATGCTAATTTTAGCAACCAAATAAATACCGATAATACTAAAATGACTTTAGCTTATGATGAATTACAAAAAGCAGTTGTTTTATTTAAAGTTGATATGGTGCAAGCCTTTAATATTAGTGTAGATTTTATTGATGCTGATGGCGATTAA
- a CDS encoding TonB-dependent receptor domain-containing protein: protein MRLKDYNIILLLLLSILGHAQYKISGVVTNAKTNLPINKVEVYDKVSGLKATTNAKGYYEFETNKKSMTIVFFSYEFEVKEIELSSTNSAQVNVALNDMSVSLSEVEITSRRKKIFELSRLKDVEGTAIYAGKKTEVVLVDQSMANLAANNARQLYSQVAGLNIYQNDDAGLQLNVGGRGLDPNRTANFNTRQNGYDISADVLGYPESYYTPASEGLKEIQVIRGAASLQYGTQFGGLINFKMKEPNPNKPIEFITRNTIGSYGLYTNFTSVGGTKNKFSYYSYFNYKMGDGFRPNSKYESKNLFTQIRYQFNDKTKVTADITYLRYLAQQGGGLTDQMFLSDPYQSNRERNWFQVDWLLYNLNLAHQFSEKTNFTFNFFGLNASRDALGFRTNRVDQIDPGNERDLIKGDFKNFGFETRLLSKYEIAQKDATFLIGTKLYKADNYQQQGPGSDGIGPDFSFYNNEFPNYTNQSEFDLPNFNLAVFGENIFYLTNTFSVTPGFRFEYIRTQSEGFYKNIRTDAAGNVIFEETVEDNQDFDRSFVLLGLGLSYRPSTSFEAYGNISQNYRSVTFSDININNPAFAINPNITDENGFTTDLGIRGNYKSILSYDLGVFGLFYNGRIGFVQKVLSDNRIISERGNVGDAVMYGMESLFDFNLKKIVDLSNDFSFNYFINTSFINSKYTKSQQVGVKGNKVEFVPDVNLKTGIRFGYKNFASSLQYTYLFQQFTDATNSVTANLSGVIGEIPSYDVLDISLAYTFKQFKLEAGVNNVLDNAYFTRRATGYPGPGIIPSAPRNWYTTLQIKL from the coding sequence ATGAGATTAAAGGATTATAACATTATTTTATTGCTTTTATTAAGCATTTTAGGGCATGCACAATACAAAATTTCGGGTGTTGTTACCAATGCAAAAACCAATTTACCCATTAATAAAGTAGAGGTTTACGATAAAGTTTCAGGATTAAAAGCCACAACAAATGCCAAAGGGTATTATGAATTTGAAACTAATAAAAAGAGCATGACTATTGTGTTTTTTTCTTATGAATTTGAAGTAAAAGAAATAGAACTATCCTCAACAAACTCGGCGCAAGTAAATGTGGCTTTAAATGACATGTCGGTAAGTTTATCGGAAGTTGAAATTACATCAAGAAGAAAAAAAATCTTCGAATTATCCAGATTAAAAGATGTTGAAGGCACTGCAATATATGCCGGTAAAAAAACAGAAGTGGTTTTAGTGGATCAATCTATGGCTAATTTGGCAGCTAACAATGCTCGCCAACTATACAGTCAAGTTGCGGGTTTAAATATCTATCAAAATGATGATGCTGGTTTACAACTAAATGTTGGTGGACGCGGCTTAGACCCTAACCGTACGGCTAATTTTAATACCAGACAAAATGGGTACGATATTAGTGCCGATGTTTTAGGATATCCCGAAAGCTATTACACGCCAGCTTCTGAAGGTTTAAAAGAAATTCAAGTTATTCGTGGGGCTGCATCCTTACAATATGGTACACAATTTGGCGGACTCATAAATTTTAAAATGAAAGAGCCAAATCCAAATAAACCCATCGAGTTTATTACCAGAAATACTATAGGGAGTTATGGTTTATATACCAATTTTACTAGTGTAGGTGGTACAAAAAATAAGTTTAGCTATTATTCGTATTTTAATTACAAAATGGGTGATGGATTTAGACCTAATTCTAAATACGAATCTAAAAACTTGTTTACTCAAATAAGGTATCAATTTAATGATAAAACAAAGGTAACAGCCGATATCACATATTTACGTTATTTAGCCCAACAAGGTGGTGGTTTAACCGACCAAATGTTTTTGAGCGATCCTTATCAAAGTAATCGAGAACGGAATTGGTTTCAAGTAGATTGGTTGCTTTATAATCTAAATTTAGCGCATCAATTTTCAGAAAAAACCAATTTTACTTTCAATTTTTTTGGACTTAATGCATCTCGCGATGCTTTAGGATTTAGAACCAATCGTGTAGACCAAATTGACCCAGGCAATGAACGCGATTTAATTAAAGGCGATTTTAAAAATTTTGGTTTTGAAACCCGATTGCTAAGTAAGTATGAAATTGCCCAAAAAGATGCCACATTTTTAATTGGAACTAAATTATATAAGGCCGATAATTACCAACAACAAGGGCCAGGTAGCGATGGTATTGGTCCCGACTTTAGCTTTTACAACAATGAGTTTCCTAATTACACAAACCAGTCTGAGTTTGATTTACCTAATTTTAATCTGGCTGTTTTTGGAGAAAATATTTTCTATTTAACTAATACATTTTCGGTTACACCCGGCTTTCGTTTTGAATATATAAGAACTCAAAGTGAAGGATTTTACAAAAACATAAGAACCGATGCGGCTGGTAACGTTATTTTTGAAGAAACAGTAGAAGATAATCAAGATTTTGATAGGTCTTTCGTATTATTAGGTTTAGGCTTAAGCTATAGGCCTTCAACAAGTTTTGAAGCTTATGGTAATATTTCGCAGAACTACCGTTCGGTAACTTTTTCAGATATTAATATTAACAATCCGGCTTTTGCAATTAACCCCAATATTACAGACGAAAATGGTTTTACAACCGATTTAGGTATTCGAGGTAACTATAAAAGCATTTTGTCTTACGATTTAGGTGTTTTCGGACTTTTTTATAACGGTCGTATTGGTTTTGTTCAAAAAGTATTAAGCGATAACAGAATTATAAGTGAACGCGGTAATGTTGGAGATGCAGTGATGTATGGCATGGAATCGTTATTTGATTTTAACCTAAAGAAAATAGTAGATTTAAGTAACGATTTTAGCTTTAATTACTTTATAAATACATCGTTTATTAATTCAAAATACACCAAATCACAACAGGTTGGAGTGAAAGGTAATAAAGTAGAGTTTGTGCCAGATGTAAATTTAAAAACAGGTATTAGATTTGGTTATAAAAATTTTGCATCAAGCTTACAATATACTTATTTGTTTCAGCAATTTACCGATGCAACCAATTCGGTAACGGCAAATTTAAGTGGTGTTATTGGTGAAATACCAAGTTATGATGTGTTAGATATATCTTTGGCTTATACCTTCAAGCAATTTAAGTTAGAAGCAGGCGTAAATAATGTTTTAGATAACGCTTATTTTACAAGACGCGCAACAGGTTATCCTGGCCCCGGAATTATTCCGTCTGCACCAAGAAATTGGTACACAACTTTGCAAATTAAGTTGTAG